A genomic region of Leptolyngbya sp. NIES-2104 contains the following coding sequences:
- a CDS encoding efflux RND transporter permease subunit translates to MSFNISAWSIRSPIPTIVLFAVLTLAGLVAYPFLGIDESPNIDIPAVNVTVVQPGADPSELESQVTKPVEDAVAGLGNIDEITSTITDGSSVTLINFVLGTNSDRATNDVRNAISQIRQNLPQDINEPIVQRLDVATGGPVVTYAVASPQRSVVELSNFVDQTVSRALLAVQGVSQVNRIGGVDQEIRVELDPTRLQADGLTVNQVNDQIRAFNINLPGGRSNLGGSEQTIRTLGSAPSVQALQNYEITLPKGGFVPLLSLGTVTDGTAEPRQLARLNNQPVVAFSVLRSNGSVLVAVEEGVRKAVEDLQKTLPPDIRLQLINNVRANYIRESYSASIESVVLGAVLAVAVIWLFLRDRRATLITAVALPLSLIPTFAVLKALGYTLNNMTLLALALVVGILVDDAIVEIENIERHMQMGKSPFRASLDASAEIGLAVVATTMSIVAVFGPVAFMTGVTGQYFRPFGLSVAASVLFSLLVARMVTPLMAAYLLKGHGERKRKKPRSLPSNGTAANVMSPFVPTQEARGGTTTQPERQRRDRLAEAYEPILKWALRHRMLTLGASILFVIGSFALVPSLPFGLFGTVDQGLSVISLELPPGATLNDIDRATQQLTSRLLENPNVSAVQTDQAVNTSTLYVLLKSKEERNVSQLEFENQVRPLFAQIPGVRLSFSGRGFGGSKELSVVLKSEDAQALNQVASTLEQQMHQVSGLVEVSSNASLLKPEVLIRPDPARAGDQNVSVQSIARTAYVATLGDSDANLAKFNLPDRQIPIRVQLAPQFRSDIDTIRNLQVASQTGNLVALQTVADIELGNGPSQVRRYNRSRQISVDANLRGIALGDALQKVNALPALKNLPAGVTQERIGNAKIMGQLFGNVGAALGAAVIFIYVVLVLLFGDFLHPLTIMVALPFSLGGAFFALLITHKELGLYALIGIVLLMGLVSKNSILLVDYALLNQKEGKSTYRAVLDSGVARLRPILMTTIAMIAGMLPIALGIGAGSELRSPMAIAVIGGLTTSTLLTLVVVPVIFTYIDGLQERLNRTVFRRAVDRQAEEQPEREIDPALRR, encoded by the coding sequence ATGTCGTTTAATATTTCTGCTTGGTCGATTCGCTCCCCGATTCCTACAATTGTTTTATTTGCTGTCCTAACGCTGGCGGGACTGGTCGCTTATCCATTTCTCGGCATTGATGAAAGTCCAAACATTGATATTCCTGCGGTCAATGTGACGGTCGTTCAGCCCGGAGCCGATCCGAGCGAACTAGAATCACAAGTAACCAAACCCGTTGAAGATGCAGTTGCAGGACTCGGTAACATTGATGAAATTACTTCGACAATTACAGACGGGTCTTCGGTCACGCTGATTAACTTTGTGTTGGGGACAAATAGCGATCGGGCAACGAATGACGTGCGAAACGCGATTTCGCAAATTCGTCAGAACTTGCCGCAAGATATTAATGAACCGATCGTTCAGCGATTAGATGTGGCGACGGGCGGACCTGTTGTAACTTATGCAGTGGCATCTCCTCAGCGATCGGTGGTTGAACTGAGTAATTTCGTGGATCAAACGGTTAGTCGAGCATTACTCGCGGTTCAGGGAGTTTCGCAGGTCAATCGAATTGGGGGTGTTGATCAAGAAATTCGGGTGGAGCTTGATCCGACTCGATTGCAAGCAGATGGGTTAACTGTTAATCAAGTTAATGATCAAATTCGAGCCTTCAACATTAATCTTCCAGGTGGACGGAGTAACCTAGGGGGCAGCGAACAAACGATTCGGACGTTGGGAAGTGCGCCGAGTGTTCAAGCATTGCAGAACTATGAAATTACTTTGCCGAAAGGTGGATTTGTGCCACTGTTAAGTTTAGGAACTGTGACAGACGGAACCGCAGAACCCAGACAATTAGCACGATTGAACAATCAGCCTGTCGTTGCATTTTCAGTGTTACGCAGTAATGGAAGTGTTCTAGTTGCGGTTGAAGAAGGGGTGCGAAAAGCAGTCGAGGACTTACAGAAAACATTGCCGCCTGATATTCGGTTGCAGTTGATCAACAATGTTCGAGCGAACTATATTCGAGAGTCTTACTCAGCGTCGATCGAGTCCGTTGTTCTGGGTGCTGTGCTTGCAGTTGCGGTGATTTGGTTGTTTTTGCGCGATCGACGTGCCACGTTGATTACGGCAGTTGCCCTCCCACTTTCGCTGATTCCAACTTTTGCGGTGCTCAAAGCATTGGGCTATACGCTGAACAATATGACGCTGTTGGCGTTGGCGTTAGTCGTGGGGATTTTGGTCGATGATGCGATCGTAGAAATCGAGAACATTGAACGCCATATGCAGATGGGAAAATCTCCGTTTCGGGCATCGCTCGATGCTTCAGCGGAGATTGGACTAGCAGTGGTGGCGACAACGATGTCGATCGTCGCTGTGTTTGGTCCTGTGGCATTTATGACGGGTGTAACTGGACAGTATTTTCGCCCGTTTGGATTAAGTGTTGCTGCCTCGGTATTGTTCTCGCTATTAGTTGCTCGAATGGTCACGCCTTTGATGGCGGCTTATTTGTTGAAAGGACATGGAGAGCGAAAACGCAAAAAACCTCGATCGCTTCCGTCAAATGGCACGGCTGCGAATGTGATGTCTCCGTTTGTTCCCACTCAAGAAGCAAGAGGTGGAACCACGACGCAACCGGAACGGCAAAGACGCGATCGCTTAGCGGAAGCGTATGAACCGATTTTGAAATGGGCATTACGCCATCGAATGCTAACTTTGGGCGCATCGATTCTATTTGTAATCGGTAGCTTTGCGTTAGTTCCAAGTTTACCGTTCGGATTGTTTGGAACAGTCGATCAAGGACTCTCAGTAATTTCGTTAGAGTTGCCGCCTGGAGCGACTTTGAATGATATCGATCGCGCTACTCAACAATTAACTTCACGTTTGCTAGAAAATCCGAATGTCAGCGCAGTTCAGACTGATCAAGCGGTGAACACATCTACGCTCTATGTTCTGCTCAAATCAAAAGAAGAACGGAACGTTTCACAGCTTGAGTTTGAGAATCAGGTGCGTCCATTGTTTGCTCAGATTCCAGGAGTGCGGCTAAGCTTTTCGGGTCGAGGATTTGGTGGCTCAAAAGAATTATCGGTTGTGCTGAAAAGCGAAGATGCTCAAGCGCTCAATCAAGTTGCAAGCACTCTAGAACAACAGATGCACCAAGTTTCAGGGTTAGTCGAAGTTTCATCGAATGCAAGTCTATTAAAACCTGAAGTGTTGATTCGTCCTGATCCTGCTCGTGCGGGCGATCAAAATGTATCGGTTCAAAGCATTGCTCGAACAGCTTATGTGGCAACTTTGGGCGATAGTGATGCAAATCTAGCGAAATTTAATTTGCCCGATCGACAAATCCCCATCCGCGTTCAACTCGCGCCTCAGTTCCGTAGCGATATTGATACGATTCGGAACTTACAAGTCGCAAGCCAAACCGGGAACTTAGTCGCACTGCAAACGGTAGCGGATATTGAGTTGGGCAATGGTCCGTCTCAGGTTCGACGATATAATCGATCGCGCCAAATTTCAGTTGATGCTAACTTACGCGGAATTGCTCTTGGTGACGCGTTGCAGAAAGTGAATGCGTTACCTGCGTTGAAAAATTTACCCGCAGGAGTCACCCAAGAACGAATCGGAAACGCGAAAATCATGGGTCAACTGTTCGGAAACGTGGGAGCCGCATTAGGAGCCGCAGTGATCTTTATCTATGTAGTGCTTGTTCTGCTGTTTGGAGACTTTTTGCATCCATTAACTATCATGGTGGCGTTGCCTTTTTCATTGGGTGGGGCATTCTTCGCATTGCTGATCACTCACAAAGAATTGGGATTGTATGCTTTGATTGGGATTGTGTTGCTCATGGGTCTAGTATCGAAGAATTCGATCTTGCTCGTTGACTATGCACTCCTCAATCAGAAAGAAGGAAAATCAACCTACCGAGCCGTACTCGATTCGGGCGTGGCGCGATTGCGACCGATTTTGATGACCACGATCGCAATGATTGCCGGAATGTTACCGATCGCGCTTGGAATCGGTGCCGGATCAGAGCTTCGTAGCCCGATGGCGATCGCGGTCATTGGTGGATTGACGACTTCAACGCTGCTAACTCTTGTGGTTGTGCCTGTGATCTTTACGTATATCGATGGCTTGCAAGAGCGATTAAATCGAACGGTCTTCCGTCGAGCCGTCGATCGACAAGCGGAAGAGCAACCAGAGCGAGAAATTGATCCCGCACTGCGACGATAG
- a CDS encoding Uma2 family endonuclease: MTLAQSPLTLPDHKQLPESDGTFVKNFQEHPQSVLLTSSITPILDAIHPDGQYAIGQDCGIYWRLTDPPERGAEAPDWFYVPNVSPLLDGERRRSYVMWKEIIAPLIAIEFVSGDGSEERDATSPFAGDGSKAGKFWVYEQAIRIPFYAIYEVDKASVEVYELIGNRYQQLQPNSQGRYSITALGVELGIWRGTYLNQTFPWLRWWSNEGDLLLAGEERAEQERERAEQERERAEQERERAEQERERAEQERERADRLAAKLRELGIDPN, translated from the coding sequence ATGACACTTGCCCAATCCCCGCTCACTCTGCCGGATCACAAACAATTGCCCGAATCCGATGGTACGTTCGTGAAAAACTTCCAAGAACATCCTCAAAGTGTATTACTCACAAGCTCCATCACCCCGATTTTGGATGCGATTCACCCGGATGGTCAGTATGCGATCGGGCAAGATTGCGGCATTTACTGGCGACTCACTGATCCGCCCGAACGGGGAGCAGAAGCGCCCGATTGGTTCTACGTCCCGAACGTTTCCCCGCTTCTCGATGGGGAACGACGGCGATCGTACGTCATGTGGAAAGAAATCATCGCGCCGCTGATCGCGATCGAGTTTGTCTCCGGTGATGGTTCAGAAGAACGTGATGCGACTTCCCCATTTGCTGGCGATGGTTCAAAGGCTGGAAAATTTTGGGTATACGAACAAGCAATTCGGATTCCTTTCTATGCCATTTACGAAGTTGACAAGGCATCGGTTGAAGTGTATGAACTGATCGGAAATCGGTATCAACAACTACAACCAAACTCGCAAGGTCGGTACTCGATTACAGCTTTGGGTGTGGAACTGGGAATCTGGCGTGGCACTTATCTAAATCAAACATTCCCTTGGCTGCGTTGGTGGAGTAACGAGGGGGATCTACTTTTGGCGGGTGAGGAGCGAGCAGAACAAGAAAGAGAACGAGCGGAACAGGAAAGAGAACGAGCGGAACAGGAAAGAGAACGAGCGGAACAGGAAAGAGAACGAGCGGAACAGGAAAGAGAACGAGCCGATCGACTTGCTGCAAAATTACGAGAGTTAGGAATTGACCCCAATTAG
- a CDS encoding acetate/propionate family kinase, whose protein sequence is MKILVLNAGSSSQKSCLYELTEPLPNDPPAPLWEAQIDWTAQAGKALLKIKANGKKIEQTIDSSDQATDTLQLLKTLSEGDTKVIQHSNEVDVVGHRIVHGGQSYRQSVRIDQTVKDTIADLARFAPLHNPANLQGIEAIEQSLGNVPQVAVFDTAFHSTLSAAASLYPIPYEWYEKGVQRYGFHGISHQYCANRAAQLLEQDLHSLKLITCHLGNGCSSAAIRNGQSIDTTMGFTPLEGLMMGSRSGSIDPGVVLYLMREDHYSIDEVEKLLNKQSGLLGVSGVSSDLRQVVNAETERSTLAIETYIHRLRSNIGAMIASLEGLDAIVFTAGVGENSAMIRSRTCEAFRWLGLELDEGKNQASPVDQNIAALSSKVQILVIHTEEDWAIAQECWKLAR, encoded by the coding sequence ATGAAAATTCTCGTTCTCAACGCTGGCTCAAGTAGCCAAAAAAGCTGTCTCTACGAACTCACAGAGCCGTTACCAAACGATCCCCCTGCTCCACTTTGGGAAGCTCAAATCGATTGGACAGCCCAAGCCGGAAAAGCACTTCTCAAGATTAAAGCAAACGGAAAGAAGATTGAACAAACGATCGATTCGAGCGATCAAGCAACCGACACCTTACAACTCCTAAAAACGCTTTCCGAAGGTGACACAAAAGTCATTCAGCACTCGAATGAAGTGGATGTAGTTGGACATCGAATTGTTCATGGGGGTCAGTCCTACCGTCAGAGTGTTCGTATTGATCAAACCGTGAAAGATACGATCGCGGATCTTGCCCGATTTGCTCCACTACACAATCCTGCAAATCTGCAAGGCATCGAAGCGATCGAGCAAAGCTTAGGAAATGTTCCTCAAGTTGCAGTGTTTGATACTGCGTTTCATTCAACGTTGTCTGCTGCTGCGAGTCTTTATCCAATTCCCTATGAGTGGTACGAAAAAGGGGTGCAGCGCTATGGCTTTCATGGCATTAGTCATCAATACTGTGCAAATCGTGCGGCTCAGTTATTAGAGCAAGATTTGCACAGCTTAAAGTTAATTACCTGTCATTTAGGCAATGGTTGTTCATCGGCAGCGATTCGGAATGGTCAGAGCATTGATACCACAATGGGCTTTACCCCGCTCGAAGGCTTGATGATGGGAAGTCGATCGGGGTCAATTGATCCGGGTGTCGTGCTGTATTTGATGAGAGAAGATCATTACTCGATCGATGAAGTTGAAAAGCTACTCAACAAACAATCGGGATTACTTGGAGTTTCAGGAGTTTCAAGCGATCTACGTCAAGTCGTTAATGCAGAAACAGAACGATCAACACTAGCGATTGAAACTTATATTCATCGACTACGATCGAACATTGGAGCCATGATTGCAAGCTTAGAAGGATTAGATGCGATCGTCTTTACGGCAGGAGTCGGTGAAAATTCTGCAATGATACGATCGCGCACCTGTGAAGCGTTTCGCTGGTTGGGGCTTGAACTCGACGAAGGTAAAAACCAAGCTTCACCTGTCGATCAAAACATTGCAGCACTCTCCTCGAAAGTGCAAATTTTAGTGATTCACACTGAAGAAGATTGGGCGATCGCGCAAGAATGTTGGAAGCTTGCTCGGTAG
- the psaK gene encoding photosystem I reaction center subunit PsaK yields the protein MLTSTMLAVVPRTLEWSPNVAAVMIVCNVLAIAFAKFTIKNPSAPPAMPSSNMFGGFGLPAVIGSTCFGHILGAGVILGLSNMGVL from the coding sequence GTGTTGACTTCTACGATGCTGGCAGTTGTGCCGAGAACTTTGGAATGGAGTCCGAACGTAGCAGCGGTGATGATCGTCTGTAACGTGTTGGCGATCGCGTTTGCGAAGTTCACGATCAAGAATCCGAGTGCGCCGCCTGCGATGCCATCCTCGAACATGTTCGGTGGCTTCGGCTTGCCTGCGGTAATTGGAAGCACTTGCTTCGGTCACATTCTTGGTGCAGGTGTGATTCTCGGCTTGTCAAACATGGGCGTTCTTTAA
- a CDS encoding response regulator — translation MVSHRPFQRLQPMPLLAQLISRRVDGCLQIMSASTSWLLYLDEGKLAFATNSVQPFDRLDRALDQLSDRVPSLRLLDRSQLRQFEAASGNYPANSADYQAIQWLLDQRFIELSSARELIELIAIEVLKPFLTVTEGIYEVIAKSSFLDYPDLCQLDLRPIVERCHIELRRVAAPKATSPDAAISLPSSVPSVPTATARPLSFAPPVEPAPTKISVPANSTPAAPPAVTAPTAQYKIACIDDSPTVLQAISTFLNDSSVSVIMINDPVKALMQVVRSKPDIILLDVGMPNLDGYELCSLLRRHPNFKQTPIIMVTGHTGFIDRAKAKIVGASGYLTKPFTQSELVKTVFRYLS, via the coding sequence ATGGTTAGTCACAGACCGTTTCAACGCCTTCAACCCATGCCGTTGTTGGCACAATTGATCAGCCGCCGCGTCGATGGATGTTTGCAAATTATGAGCGCGTCAACGTCCTGGTTGCTCTACTTGGACGAAGGCAAACTCGCCTTTGCAACCAACTCGGTGCAGCCGTTCGATCGACTCGATCGCGCCCTCGATCAACTCAGCGATCGCGTTCCGTCGCTGAGATTGCTCGATCGATCGCAGTTGCGACAGTTTGAAGCGGCTTCTGGAAACTATCCGGCAAATAGCGCAGATTATCAAGCCATTCAATGGTTGCTCGATCAACGATTTATTGAACTATCAAGTGCACGGGAACTGATTGAATTAATTGCGATCGAGGTGCTGAAACCGTTTCTCACCGTAACTGAGGGCATCTACGAAGTCATCGCGAAATCGAGTTTTCTAGACTATCCGGATCTGTGTCAATTAGACTTACGCCCGATCGTCGAACGCTGTCACATTGAACTGCGACGAGTTGCAGCGCCGAAAGCGACCAGTCCTGATGCCGCGATCTCTTTACCGAGTTCGGTTCCGAGCGTTCCCACTGCCACAGCCAGACCACTTAGCTTTGCGCCACCTGTGGAACCTGCACCGACTAAAATTTCAGTTCCAGCAAATTCGACTCCTGCGGCTCCTCCTGCTGTCACCGCTCCAACCGCACAGTACAAAATCGCTTGTATCGATGACAGTCCAACCGTTTTACAAGCGATTAGTACATTCTTGAATGACTCTAGCGTGTCGGTGATTATGATTAACGATCCGGTGAAAGCTTTGATGCAAGTGGTTCGGAGTAAGCCCGATATCATTTTGCTCGATGTGGGAATGCCGAACTTGGATGGCTATGAACTTTGTTCTTTGTTACGTCGGCATCCAAACTTTAAGCAAACTCCGATCATTATGGTGACAGGACATACCGGATTCATCGATCGAGCGAAAGCAAAAATTGTCGGTGCCTCTGGGTATCTGACGAAACCTTTTACCCAATCGGAACTGGTGAAAACTGTGTTTCGATATCTCAGTTAA
- a CDS encoding response regulator transcription factor: MSLTLMGTVLVIEDTPSEMELLSHYLRESGYSVIGLVSAKDAVNKAIEIKPDVIITDVVMPGMSGFELCRSLKKNPETQKVPIIICTSKGQEIDRLWGMRQGADVYITKPFTREQLIRAVRSVGG, from the coding sequence ATGAGCCTAACTTTAATGGGAACGGTTTTAGTCATTGAAGATACGCCCTCGGAAATGGAGCTGTTGAGCCACTATTTACGCGAAAGTGGCTATAGTGTCATCGGACTCGTCTCTGCCAAAGATGCGGTCAATAAAGCGATCGAAATTAAGCCCGATGTAATCATCACGGATGTGGTGATGCCGGGAATGAGCGGGTTTGAACTCTGCCGGAGTTTGAAGAAAAATCCCGAAACTCAGAAAGTGCCGATCATTATCTGTACCTCGAAAGGACAGGAAATCGATCGACTCTGGGGAATGCGACAGGGTGCGGATGTGTACATTACGAAGCCGTTTACACGAGAACAACTGATTCGCGCTGTGCGATCGGTCGGAGGATAA
- a CDS encoding chemotaxis protein CheW, with protein sequence MDNSVLTLATTRRGEIAPQNLGESYLKFEVGQNTQVGLPMKQVQEVMVLQPRYLTPIPNMRPGLLGLMHRRSRVLWVMDLAMLLDVGRLDYSPQQYDIVILRTGSISVAAAVKRVDGIAWTLPDSLQPVPSHVTKGLIPYSRGCLLQAQDVIFMLDGEAILQAPLLQHS encoded by the coding sequence GTGGATAACTCAGTATTGACCCTAGCCACCACCCGTCGAGGCGAAATCGCGCCTCAAAATCTGGGAGAAAGCTATCTCAAGTTTGAAGTCGGACAGAACACCCAAGTCGGACTGCCGATGAAACAAGTTCAAGAAGTGATGGTGCTGCAACCTCGCTACCTCACCCCAATCCCGAATATGCGACCGGGGCTTCTGGGATTGATGCACCGTCGAAGTCGCGTTCTTTGGGTGATGGATCTCGCGATGCTTCTGGATGTCGGTAGGCTCGATTACAGTCCTCAGCAATACGATATTGTAATTTTGCGAACCGGATCGATTTCGGTTGCCGCAGCAGTGAAACGAGTCGATGGAATTGCTTGGACGCTTCCTGATTCACTGCAACCCGTTCCGAGCCATGTGACAAAAGGACTGATTCCTTATTCCCGTGGTTGCCTCCTACAGGCTCAAGATGTGATTTTTATGCTGGATGGTGAAGCGATTTTACAAGCTCCATTACTCCAGCATTCTTAG
- a CDS encoding methyl-accepting chemotaxis protein, translated as MVDQLNTAQRDQPVESAVIELPSKATIVKRPPVNQVPAIAALRRLSLRTKATVLAIAIGTLPVIGIGAIAYSFANRSITKQIISAEETLATTLSQRVTSFMAERTADMQVLSTLPVLTVPNVRDAVSQDEKRGLLERFVEANTVYDSVALFDLNGNVVFQNDRTNIPSQGDQDYFRSALQSNRVSISRPVRAENGEYVVYITAPVQENGSNRRTGILRAVMPIKSLAGELQNYNRTGAEFSVLDASNQIFLSSQESKIGQIASSVYSQFSEMQSRRSLNSRVINSKIGNDTEQVLSSFVPWTGRDRLPDLGWDVVLSVPTETAFEPQRQLLWTFLLGTGAVVVLTGLLAKWLADRATRPILAATSAVKELGEGKLDTRVAVRGEDEIGVLGSNINSMAGQLQTYVGQQTESAERARLLNQIVVKIRRSLSPDDIFTASVDEIREFMKVDRVVIYRFAPDYLSGTITTESVAPGWTKAFGKIINDPMEASLVDRYRDGRVWSMEDLRKTSLTHCHCEILERLEVQANVVAPVLQNKELIGLICAHQCSGPRQWKPEEIDFFGQLAAQIGYALDQALLLQQTEEARKAAELLSEERQQQKEELQMQLIDLLSDVEGAVDGDLTVRADVTAGEIGTVADFFNSIVESLRQIVTQVKSAAVQVNDSLNSDEQAIRQLSEEAVKQADETTNTLNSVQTMVRSIQTVSNSAKQAAHVAREASSTAEAGGIAMELTVQNILGLRDTIGETAKKVKRLGESSQQISKVVSLINQIAMQTNLLAINAGIEAARADEGSQGFSLVAEEVGELAARSAAATREIEQIVATIQRETSEVVEAMEQGTSQVVEGTRLVDNAKQSLEQILSVSRRIDDLVQSISDATVTQVQTSDAVTQLMQEIVEAAGRTSAASLDVSRSLRQTVGVAKELQESVGTFKVG; from the coding sequence ATGGTTGACCAACTAAACACAGCCCAACGGGATCAACCCGTCGAATCTGCTGTGATCGAATTGCCCTCGAAAGCTACGATCGTGAAACGTCCGCCCGTGAATCAGGTTCCGGCGATCGCAGCTTTAAGACGATTAAGCCTGAGAACAAAAGCGACCGTTCTCGCGATCGCGATTGGGACGTTGCCTGTGATTGGAATTGGTGCGATTGCGTATTCTTTTGCGAATCGTTCGATCACAAAACAAATCATTAGTGCTGAAGAAACACTCGCAACGACTCTAAGCCAGCGGGTGACGAGCTTTATGGCAGAGCGCACCGCAGATATGCAAGTTCTGTCTACGCTGCCAGTGTTGACGGTTCCAAACGTGCGTGATGCGGTGTCTCAAGATGAGAAGCGAGGTTTGCTCGAACGATTTGTCGAAGCAAATACGGTTTATGACAGCGTGGCACTGTTTGACCTGAATGGAAATGTCGTGTTTCAGAACGATCGTACAAATATTCCATCTCAAGGTGATCAAGACTATTTCCGCTCTGCATTACAGTCAAATCGCGTTTCGATTAGTCGTCCCGTTCGGGCAGAGAATGGCGAGTATGTGGTCTATATTACGGCTCCGGTACAGGAAAACGGCTCGAATCGTCGCACCGGAATTCTGCGTGCGGTGATGCCAATTAAAAGTTTGGCTGGAGAGCTACAGAACTATAACCGAACAGGTGCAGAGTTCAGCGTTTTAGATGCGAGTAACCAAATCTTTCTATCTTCGCAGGAATCTAAAATCGGACAGATTGCTTCTTCGGTGTATTCGCAGTTCTCGGAAATGCAATCGCGTCGATCGCTTAATTCCCGCGTGATCAATAGCAAGATCGGCAATGATACCGAGCAGGTTCTCTCCAGCTTTGTGCCCTGGACAGGACGCGATCGCTTACCCGATCTTGGCTGGGATGTGGTGCTTTCCGTTCCGACTGAAACCGCGTTTGAACCGCAGCGACAGTTATTGTGGACGTTCTTATTAGGAACTGGGGCGGTGGTCGTTCTCACGGGCTTGCTGGCGAAATGGTTAGCCGATCGTGCCACTCGTCCGATTTTGGCAGCGACGAGTGCGGTGAAAGAATTGGGAGAAGGCAAGTTAGACACTCGTGTCGCGGTGAGAGGTGAAGACGAGATCGGCGTGTTGGGCAGCAATATCAACTCGATGGCGGGACAGTTACAGACCTACGTGGGTCAGCAGACTGAAAGTGCAGAACGCGCCCGCTTACTCAATCAGATTGTTGTGAAAATTCGTCGATCGCTGTCTCCTGATGATATTTTCACTGCCAGCGTTGATGAGATTCGCGAATTTATGAAAGTCGATCGCGTCGTGATTTATCGCTTTGCTCCAGACTATTTGAGCGGTACGATTACAACCGAATCCGTTGCACCGGGTTGGACAAAGGCATTTGGTAAGATTATTAACGATCCGATGGAGGCTTCACTTGTCGATCGATATCGCGATGGTCGCGTTTGGTCGATGGAAGATTTGCGGAAAACGAGTCTGACCCACTGCCACTGTGAAATTCTGGAGCGCTTGGAAGTTCAGGCAAATGTTGTCGCTCCGGTGCTACAGAACAAAGAACTGATTGGGCTAATTTGTGCTCATCAATGTTCGGGTCCGCGTCAGTGGAAACCGGAAGAAATCGATTTCTTCGGACAGTTAGCGGCTCAGATTGGATATGCACTCGATCAGGCACTCTTACTGCAACAAACCGAAGAAGCGAGAAAAGCCGCCGAGTTACTGTCTGAAGAACGTCAACAGCAGAAAGAAGAATTGCAAATGCAGTTAATCGACCTACTGAGTGATGTTGAAGGTGCAGTGGACGGTGATTTAACGGTTCGGGCAGATGTGACCGCTGGAGAAATTGGAACCGTTGCCGACTTCTTTAATTCGATCGTTGAAAGTCTGCGTCAAATTGTGACTCAGGTGAAATCTGCCGCCGTTCAGGTGAATGATTCGCTTAATTCGGATGAACAAGCAATTCGACAACTTTCTGAAGAAGCGGTCAAACAAGCCGATGAGACGACGAACACCTTGAATTCGGTTCAAACCATGGTGCGATCGATTCAAACTGTCTCGAATAGCGCTAAACAAGCGGCACACGTCGCTCGTGAAGCTTCTTCGACCGCTGAAGCAGGCGGGATTGCGATGGAGTTGACCGTACAGAATATTCTCGGACTGCGAGACACGATCGGCGAAACTGCGAAAAAAGTGAAACGCTTGGGTGAATCTTCTCAGCAGATTTCTAAAGTCGTTTCGCTGATTAATCAAATTGCGATGCAGACGAACCTTTTAGCGATTAATGCAGGAATCGAGGCAGCAAGAGCGGATGAAGGTTCTCAAGGGTTCTCTTTGGTCGCAGAAGAAGTCGGGGAATTGGCAGCACGATCGGCAGCCGCTACTCGCGAGATTGAACAAATTGTCGCGACGATTCAGCGTGAAACTTCAGAAGTGGTCGAAGCAATGGAGCAAGGCACCTCTCAGGTCGTGGAAGGGACGCGACTGGTGGATAATGCGAAACAGAGTTTAGAGCAAATTCTGTCTGTGTCGCGACGGATCGATGATCTGGTGCAATCGATTTCAGATGCTACTGTGACTCAGGTACAGACTTCTGATGCGGTCACACAGTTGATGCAGGAGATTGTGGAAGCAGCGGGTCGCACTTCTGCGGCTTCCTTGGATGTGTCGCGATCGCTGCGGCAAACCGTGGGCGTGGCGAAAGAGCTACAGGAATCAGTGGGCACGTTTAAGGTGGGCTAA